One stretch of Streptomyces peucetius DNA includes these proteins:
- the cobC gene encoding Rv2231c family pyridoxal phosphate-dependent protein CobC, which translates to MYARAEHPERPEEPGRRPGGHDLRHHGDAEVRDGATGLIDLAVNVRTGTPPSWLRERITASLGSLAAYPDGRAARAAVARRHGLPQERVLLTAGAAEAFVLLARALPVRRPLVVHPQFTEPEAALRDAGHCVERLLLREEEGFRLDPKAVPDAADMVVIGNPTNPTSVLHPARDIAALARPGRLLVVDEAFMDAVPGESEALAGRTDIPGLVVLRSLTKTWGLAGLRIGYVLAEPETTAALERAQPLWPVSTPALVAAEACMGTAALAEAEAAACRIAADRAHLLAGLAEFEEVRAVEAAEGPFVLVRVRRAAQVRERLRLLGFAARRGDTFPGLDDDWLRLAVRDRVTTNRFLQALDQALAMVGH; encoded by the coding sequence ATGTACGCGCGCGCTGAGCACCCCGAGCGCCCCGAGGAGCCGGGGCGGAGACCCGGCGGGCACGATCTGCGGCACCACGGCGACGCGGAAGTGCGGGACGGGGCCACGGGGCTGATCGATCTCGCCGTGAACGTCCGTACCGGGACGCCGCCGAGCTGGCTGCGCGAGCGCATCACCGCCTCGCTCGGCTCTCTCGCCGCGTACCCGGACGGCCGGGCGGCGCGGGCCGCCGTCGCCCGCCGGCACGGACTGCCGCAGGAGCGGGTGCTGCTGACGGCGGGCGCGGCGGAGGCGTTCGTCCTGCTGGCGCGGGCCCTTCCGGTGCGGCGGCCGCTCGTCGTGCACCCGCAGTTCACGGAGCCGGAGGCGGCGCTGCGGGATGCCGGCCACTGTGTGGAGCGGCTCCTGCTGCGCGAGGAGGAGGGCTTCCGGCTCGACCCGAAGGCCGTACCGGACGCGGCGGACATGGTCGTGATCGGCAATCCGACCAATCCCACGTCGGTGCTGCACCCCGCGCGGGACATCGCCGCTCTCGCCCGGCCGGGACGGCTGCTGGTCGTGGACGAGGCGTTCATGGACGCGGTGCCGGGCGAGAGCGAGGCGCTGGCCGGGCGCACGGACATACCCGGCCTGGTGGTGCTGCGCAGCCTCACCAAGACCTGGGGGCTCGCAGGCCTGCGCATCGGCTACGTGCTCGCGGAGCCGGAGACCACAGCCGCGCTGGAGCGGGCGCAGCCGCTGTGGCCGGTGTCCACGCCCGCCCTGGTCGCGGCCGAGGCGTGCATGGGCACGGCCGCTCTGGCGGAGGCGGAGGCGGCCGCGTGCCGGATCGCGGCCGACCGGGCTCATCTGCTGGCCGGGCTGGCCGAGTTCGAGGAGGTGCGGGCGGTGGAGGCGGCCGAGGGCCCGTTCGTCCTGGTACGGGTGCGGCGTGCGGCGCAGGTGCGGGAGCGGCTGCGGCTGCTGGGGTTCGCGGCCCGGCGCGGGGACACATTCCCCGGGCTCGACGACGACTGGCTGCGGCTGGCTGTACGCGACCGGGTCACGACCAACCGGTTCCTGCAGGCCCTGGACCAGGCACTGGCGATGGTCGGTCACTGA
- a CDS encoding SCO1860 family LAETG-anchored protein, protein MNSNTFRMPAGRTAAALAAAALAALPVAAAAPAHATGGGEGRATAVVLRAGLDVSLLDKTVQVPLETTLNAVQAPDSAEKTALSVELDGVEKGRPVRLLRADVATSRATVEGGRAEAYSNLADARVHVPGLPLLSLIQVQEATSKAVCEAGKQPVAESNVLGTVKVLGKKVTLRAGGPTRVQVPGVGEVSLELSKTHTTSRTAAATALRLDIAVDPLKLNVAEVNGGITLVEATCESPDAPRTPEKPAEPAPPAEDGPAHEPADDKPARDVSAQSGAEPTEENLAETGGSSTTPYLAGGAAVLLAAGAAATLLARRRSKG, encoded by the coding sequence TTGAACAGCAACACCTTCCGCATGCCCGCAGGCAGGACGGCCGCCGCGCTGGCCGCCGCCGCGCTGGCCGCACTGCCCGTGGCGGCCGCCGCCCCGGCCCACGCCACCGGCGGCGGCGAGGGCCGCGCCACCGCGGTCGTGCTCCGCGCCGGCCTGGACGTCTCCCTGCTCGACAAGACCGTGCAGGTGCCCCTGGAGACCACGCTCAACGCGGTCCAGGCGCCCGACAGCGCCGAGAAGACCGCGCTGAGCGTCGAGTTGGACGGCGTCGAGAAGGGCAGGCCCGTCCGGCTGCTGCGGGCCGACGTGGCCACGTCCCGGGCCACGGTGGAGGGCGGCAGGGCCGAGGCGTACAGCAACCTGGCCGACGCCAGGGTGCATGTGCCCGGCCTGCCGCTGCTGTCGCTGATCCAGGTCCAGGAGGCCACCTCCAAGGCCGTCTGCGAGGCCGGGAAGCAGCCCGTCGCCGAGTCGAACGTCCTCGGCACGGTGAAGGTCCTGGGCAAGAAGGTCACGCTCCGCGCGGGCGGGCCGACCCGCGTCCAGGTGCCGGGCGTGGGCGAGGTGAGCCTCGAACTGTCGAAGACGCACACCACGTCCCGTACGGCCGCCGCGACGGCCCTGCGGCTCGACATCGCCGTCGACCCGCTGAAACTGAATGTGGCGGAGGTGAACGGCGGGATCACCCTCGTCGAGGCGACCTGCGAGTCGCCCGACGCGCCCAGGACACCCGAGAAGCCCGCGGAGCCGGCACCGCCGGCCGAGGACGGGCCGGCCCACGAGCCCGCGGACGACAAGCCGGCCCGGGACGTCTCCGCCCAGTCCGGCGCCGAGCCCACCGAGGAGAACCTCGCGGAGACCGGCGGCAGTTCGACGACTCCCTACCTCGCGGGCGGCGCCGCCGTCCTGCTCGCCGCCGGCGCCGCGGCGACGCTCCTCGCCCGCCGCAGGTCCAAGGGCTGA
- a CDS encoding amidohydrolase family protein — MSDHTVLHVKGRVLVGPEEVRDEVWAVDGRITFERPRAEAVTVHGWALPGLVDAHCHVGLDQHGPVDAVTSEKQALTDREAGTLLIRDAGSPSDTRWIDDREDLPKIVRAGRHIARTRRYIRNYAHEIEPEDLVAYVAREARRGDGWVKLVGDWIDRDAGDLTACWPRAAVEAAIAEAHRLGARVTAHCFAEDSLRDLVEAGIDCIEHATGLTEDTIPLFAERGVAIVPTLVNIATFPSLAAGGESKYPAWSAHMRRLHERRYDTVRAAYDAGIPVFVGTDAGGSLAHGLVAAEVAELVKAGIPPLQALSATTWGARSWLGRPSLEEGAPADLVVYDEDPRADVRVLAAPRQVVLNGRLIG, encoded by the coding sequence ATGAGCGATCACACGGTGCTGCATGTGAAGGGGCGGGTGCTCGTCGGGCCCGAGGAGGTGCGCGACGAAGTGTGGGCGGTGGACGGCCGGATCACCTTCGAGCGTCCCCGCGCCGAGGCGGTCACCGTGCACGGCTGGGCACTGCCGGGACTGGTCGACGCCCACTGCCACGTCGGACTCGACCAGCACGGCCCGGTCGATGCCGTGACCAGCGAGAAGCAGGCCCTCACCGACCGTGAGGCGGGCACGCTGCTGATCCGCGACGCGGGCTCCCCGTCCGACACCCGCTGGATCGACGACCGTGAGGACCTGCCGAAGATCGTCCGGGCCGGCCGGCACATCGCCCGCACCCGCCGCTACATCCGCAACTACGCGCACGAGATCGAGCCCGAGGACCTGGTGGCGTACGTGGCGCGGGAGGCCCGCCGGGGCGACGGCTGGGTCAAGCTCGTCGGCGACTGGATCGACCGGGACGCCGGCGACCTGACCGCCTGCTGGCCGCGCGCCGCGGTCGAGGCGGCCATCGCGGAGGCACACCGTCTGGGCGCCCGGGTGACGGCGCACTGCTTCGCCGAGGACTCGCTGCGCGACCTCGTGGAGGCGGGCATCGACTGCATCGAGCACGCGACCGGGCTCACCGAGGACACGATCCCGCTCTTCGCGGAGCGTGGCGTCGCCATCGTCCCGACCCTGGTGAACATCGCCACCTTCCCCTCTCTCGCGGCGGGCGGGGAGTCCAAGTACCCCGCATGGTCCGCCCATATGCGCCGGCTCCACGAGCGCCGCTACGACACGGTGCGCGCGGCCTACGACGCCGGCATCCCCGTCTTCGTCGGCACGGACGCGGGCGGCTCCCTGGCGCACGGCCTGGTGGCGGCGGAGGTCGCCGAGCTGGTGAAGGCCGGCATCCCGCCGCTGCAGGCCCTGTCCGCGACCACCTGGGGGGCCAGGAGCTGGCTGGGACGCCCGTCGCTCGAAGAGGGTGCCCCGGCGGACCTGGTGGTCTACGACGAGGACCCGCGGGCCGATGTCCGGGTGCTCGCCGCCCCGCGCCAAGTGGTCCTGAACGGGCGTCTCATCGGCTGA
- a CDS encoding pyridoxal-phosphate-dependent aminotransferase family protein — translation MTHALLDLAPLTAAHFASIERRVAALLGTEQDVIIMQGEALLPLEGCIRGGAHPGSTALNVVTGPYGQTFGNWLRDCGAHVVDLEVPFHTAVTAEQVEAALAAHPEIDFVSLVHAEAATGNTNPVAAIGEVVRAHGAVFMLDAVASVAAEPLLPDAWGVDLCVIGAQKAMGGPAGVSAVSVSERAWERIAANPAAPRGSYLSLLDWKQRWIDGGRKALLHAPAQLEMLALEACVERIESEGLDTVISRHARAAAATRAGALALGGGLTPYVHEVPDAAPVATTLRAPAGVDARDLVAKALATDASLPLVAGGGALAAEMIRVNHYGVDASRHVVRSSLAALGDALAGHGRAVDPEAALRAADESWK, via the coding sequence GTGACACACGCCCTGCTGGACCTGGCCCCGCTGACCGCCGCGCACTTCGCGTCCATCGAGCGCAGGGTCGCCGCCCTGCTGGGCACCGAGCAGGACGTGATCATCATGCAGGGCGAGGCGCTGCTGCCCCTGGAGGGCTGCATCCGCGGCGGCGCGCACCCCGGCTCGACGGCGCTGAACGTGGTCACCGGCCCTTACGGGCAGACCTTCGGCAACTGGCTGCGCGACTGCGGGGCGCACGTCGTGGACCTCGAGGTGCCCTTCCACACGGCGGTGACCGCCGAGCAGGTGGAGGCGGCGCTCGCCGCCCACCCGGAGATCGACTTCGTCTCGCTGGTGCACGCGGAGGCCGCGACCGGGAACACCAATCCGGTCGCCGCGATCGGCGAGGTCGTACGGGCGCACGGCGCCGTGTTCATGCTCGACGCGGTCGCCTCCGTGGCGGCGGAGCCGCTGCTGCCCGACGCCTGGGGAGTGGACCTGTGCGTGATCGGCGCGCAGAAGGCGATGGGCGGCCCTGCGGGCGTCTCGGCGGTGTCCGTGAGCGAGCGGGCGTGGGAGCGCATCGCCGCCAATCCGGCCGCGCCCCGCGGCTCCTACCTGTCCCTGCTCGACTGGAAGCAGCGGTGGATCGACGGCGGGCGCAAGGCCCTGCTGCACGCGCCCGCGCAGCTGGAGATGCTGGCGCTCGAGGCGTGCGTCGAGCGCATCGAGTCGGAGGGCCTGGACACGGTGATCTCCCGCCATGCCCGTGCCGCCGCGGCCACCCGGGCGGGAGCGCTCGCGCTGGGCGGAGGTCTCACCCCGTACGTGCACGAGGTGCCGGACGCCGCCCCGGTGGCGACGACCCTGCGTGCCCCGGCCGGCGTGGACGCCCGCGATCTGGTGGCGAAGGCGCTGGCCACCGACGCGTCGCTGCCGCTGGTCGCCGGTGGTGGGGCGCTGGCCGCGGAGATGATCCGGGTCAACCACTACGGTGTGGACGCGAGCCGTCACGTCGTGCGGTCCTCGCTCGCGGCACTGGGCGACGCACTGGCCGGGCACGGCAGGGCGGTGGACCCGGAGGCCGCGCTCCGGGCGGCCGACGAAAGCTGGAAGTAA